In Citrus sinensis cultivar Valencia sweet orange chromosome 2, DVS_A1.0, whole genome shotgun sequence, a single genomic region encodes these proteins:
- the LOC102613135 gene encoding RING-H2 finger protein ATL74-like yields the protein MSNIDWNLASKVMVMAIIISVIFLFLGIGALIFIHVCIVARTFRAGLIRNNVGGAMVERSSIGSTSMSRDDVEKLPCYEYLAKSKGSSPIECAVCLDKFNKGDKCRLLPICNHSFHAQCVDAWLLTNPNCPICRSTANSRRFGEESSRFSDIDVELREGVPTEGIELSDIRIELSDHVSFESSRPNQTDSNPSLLQDSSLETVL from the coding sequence ATGAGCAATATAGATTGGAATCTTGCATCCAAGGTTATGGTAATGGCTATTATCATTTCAGTGATATTCTTGTTTCTGGGAATTGGAGCATTGATCTTCATTCATGTTTGTATAGTTGCAAGAACATTTAGAGCAGGGCTTATTAGAAATAATGTTGGCGGTGCTATGGTTGAAAGGAGCAGCATTGGAAGCACAAGCATGTCGAGAGACGATGTAGAGAAGCTTCCTTGCTATGAGTATTTAGCAAAGAGCAAAGGAAGTAGCCCTATTGAATGTGCAGTTTGCTTAGACAAATTCAACAAAGGTGACAAGTGTAGATTGCTGCCTATATGTAACCACAGCTTTCACGCTCAATGTGTGGATGCGTGGCTTTTGACGAACCCCAATTGTCCGATTTGTAGATCAACGGCTAATTCTCGGAGATTTGGTGAAGAGAGTAGCCGTTTCAGTGATATTGATGTGGAGCTAAGAGAGGGCGTGCCAACAGAAGGTATTGAGTTAAGTGATATTAGAATTGAGTTGAGTGATCATGTTAGTTTTGAATCATCAAGACCGAACCAAACAGATTCAAATCCTTCTCTCTTGCAGGATTCTTCTTTGGAAACTGTTTTATGA